In Deltaproteobacteria bacterium, one DNA window encodes the following:
- a CDS encoding cupredoxin domain-containing protein: MAVKRPILFLLCLLPSLVTISPPAVCAAAREVVITIDEGGFDPPVVTLSKGEQVRLVFIRKTDKTCATRVKIPEMGIDSELPLSRPVSFLIEPERSGEIGFACPMDMLKGRLEVR, from the coding sequence GTGGCCGTGAAAAGACCGATCCTTTTTCTCCTGTGCCTGCTCCCGTCCCTGGTGACGATCAGTCCACCGGCGGTGTGTGCCGCTGCGAGGGAGGTGGTTATAACCATCGATGAAGGCGGTTTCGACCCCCCCGTGGTCACTCTCAGCAAGGGGGAGCAGGTGAGGCTCGTATTCATAAGGAAGACCGACAAGACCTGCGCCACGAGGGTGAAGATACCGGAGATGGGTATCGACAGCGAACTGCCCCTCAGCAGGCCCGTATCCTTTCTCATCGAGCCGGAAAGAAGCGGCGAGATCGGCTTTGCCTGCCCCATGGACATGCTCAAGGGCAGGCTCGAAGTCCGCTGA